From Cyclopterus lumpus isolate fCycLum1 chromosome 4, fCycLum1.pri, whole genome shotgun sequence, a single genomic window includes:
- the si:ch73-40i7.5 gene encoding amyloid-beta A4 precursor protein-binding family A member 3, translating into MDLDVCPADQSDSCSATAPVLKVDISRQQIVAAPRGSEVEDVDSYNLIEPPPLDWRSDSSSEAGSADDLDDTSFPPSVDNLDKASPGEAVLLPLGMSDTVAPPNLNQQELVGNISVQDIEVELEEADEVVEEKVRVEDLEVVGDEVSDVENMVSEQEVEVVNRRSGDEDHSRIHTLLSQLQLMGEEPHPSRRTPPHLAQHSSLSEREACAPSLLTQDSTETTGLLFSESHHRDLMGLLQFTEISATQSPTCPPLRGDMDAVVSVSYSQEDAQRFWGHYGNGQQQRHREDSLTSLPDDEYPEPVWMKLGEEPPEEEEAAAESEQSADHPSYKDVPGPCDPEDLLDGVIFGAKYLGSTQIKSEKTPSTNARMTQAQEAVDRIKAPEGESQPMTEVDLFISTQRIKVLTADTQEAMMDHALQMISYIADIGNIVVLMARRKRKGQDGDLAPNSSSSSSSGPQKKCLMVCHVFSSDDAQVIAQAIGQAFGVAYQQFLQASGIKASDLRPGEYSDYLESQELYNGDLAHFSDSQNIRDVAITKAPGEILGLAVVESGWGSILPTVVVANLLHGGPAERCGELSIGDRIMSVNSTSLVGLPITTCQNIIRDLKSQKYVKLSIVHCPPVTMAIIRRPDPKFQLGFSVEDGIICSLMRGGIAERGGIRVGHRIIEINTQSVVATPHDKIIQILTNAVGEIHLKTMPASTYRLLTGQEQPVFL; encoded by the exons ATGGACTTGGATGTCTGCCCCGCTGATCAGTCAGACTCCTGTTCTGCAACTGCTCCTGTCTTGAAGGTTGATATTAGCAGACAACAAATTGTGGCAGCTCCACGAGGTTCAGAGGTGGAGGATGTTGACTCATACAATCTGATCGAGCCTCCTCCATTGGACTGGAGGTCTGACTCCTCCAGTGAGGCGGGCTCAGCAGATGACCTGGATGACACCAGCTTCCCTCCCTCTGTTGACAATCTGGACAAGGCGAGTCCGGGCGAGGCAGTATTACTACCTTTGGGCATGAGTGACACTGTTGCTCCACCCAACTTGAACCAGCAGGAGCTTGTGGGAAATATTTCAGTCCAGGATATTGAGGTGGAATTGGAGGAAGCGGATGAAGTAGTTGAGGAAAAGGTGAGGGTTGAGGACTTGGAGGTTGTTGGGGATGAAGTAAGTGATGTGGAGAATATGGTCagtgagcaggaagtggaggttGTTAACAGGAGATCAGGTGATGAAGACCACAGCCGCATCCACACCTTGCTTAGCCAGCTCCAACTGATGGGGGAAGAGCCTCATCCCAGCCGCCGGACACCACCTCACCTCGCCCAGCACTCCAGCCTGTCTGAGCGGGAAGCATGTGCTCCCTCCCTACTAACACAGGACAGCACTGAAACCACCGGGCTGCTGTTCTCTGAAAGCCACCACAGAGACCTGATGGGGCTGCTGCAGTTCACAGAGATCAGCGCTACACAAAGTCCCACCTGTCCGCCCCTCAGAGGAGACATGGATGCCGTAGTGTCGGTTTCCTACAGCCAGGAGGATGCTCAAAGGTTCTGGGGGCATTATGGGAATGGTCAACAGCAGCGGCACCGGGAGGACTCCCTCACCTCCCTGCCTGATGATGAGTATCCTGAGCCAGTGTGGATGAAGCTGGGCGAGGAGcctccagaggaagaggaggctgctGCAGAGAGCGAGCAG AGTGCCGATCATCCCTCGTATAAAGACG TGCCTGGTCCGTGTGACCCTGAAGACTTGTTGGATGGAGTGATATTTGGTGCCAAGTACTTGGGCTCAACTCAGATCAAATCAGAGAAGACCCCGTCTACAAATGCCCGAATGACGCAGGCTCAGGAGGCTGTGGACCGCATTAAG gCTCCAGAGGGAGAGTCCCAGCCAATGACAGAGGTGGATCTGTTCATCTCAACCCAACGAATCAAAGTTCTCACTGCTGACACTCAG GAAGCCATGATGGATCACGCTCTGCAGATGATCTCTTACATTGCAGACATTGGTAACATTGTGGTCCTGATGGCACGAAGGAAACGTAAAGGGCAGGATGGTGACCTAGCCCCtaactcttcctcttcctcctcctccgggccTCAGAAGAAGTGCTTAATGGTCTGCCACGTTTTCTCCTCTGACGAC GCCCAGGTCATAGCCCAAGCTATCGGTCAGGCGTTCGGAGTGGCGTACCAGCAGTTTCTTCAGGCCAGCGGCATCAAGGCCAGCGACCTGAGGCCTGGCGAGTACAGTGACTATCTGGAAAGTCAAGAGCTCTATAACGGAGACCTGGCCCACTTTTCTGACTCTCAGAACATCAGAGAC GTAGCCATCACCAAGGCTCCGGGGGAGATCTTGGGTCTGGCTGTGGTGGAGTCAGGTTGGGGATCCATCCTGCCCACAGTGGTGGTGGCTAACCTTCTTCATGGGGGACCTGCTGAGCGCTGTGGCGAGCTCAGCATCGGGGACCGCATCATGTCTGTAAACAGCACGAGCCTGGTGGGTCTGCCCATCACCACATGCCAGAACATCATCCGG GACTTAAAAAGCCAAAAGTATGTGAAGCTTAGCATCGTCCACTGCCCGCCGGTCACCATGGCGATTATCAGGAGGCCAGATCCTAAGTTTCAGCTGGGCTTCAGTGTGGAGGACGGCATT ATCTGCAGTCTGATGCGGGGCGGTAtagcagagagaggaggcatTCGTGTTGGGCACCGCATCATCGAAATCAACACGCAGAGTGTCGTCGCCACGCCACACGACAAGATCATCCAGATCCTGACCAACGCCGTTGGGGAG ATACACTTGAAGACCATGCCAGCCTCAACATATCGACTCCTAACAGGACAAGAGCAGCCGGTTTTTCTATGA